The genomic DNA TCCTTTAAAAGACATATTTTTGTTGAGAGAGTCATGGCTTCCAGCTGGTCATGGGTCACATAGACAAAGGTGGAATCTGTATCAACATGAAGCCTCTTCAGCTCTGTTCTCATCTCCATTCTGAGCTTGGCATCCAGGTTACTCAGGGGTTCATCCATAAACAGAATCTTAGGACCTGTTGCCAGGGTTCTGGCAATGGCGACTCTCTGCTGCTGTCCACCGGAAAGTTCCGCTGGATATCGGTCTCTGAATTCTTCAATTCTCAATGTTGTCAGGAGTTCTGTAACTCTATCTTCAATGCGCTTCTTATCCCACTTCATATTTTCAAGTCCGAAGGAGATATTCTTATAGACGGTCATATGAGGCCAGAGAGCATAGTTTTGAAACAGAAACCCCACGTTTCTCTTATCAGGTGAAATATCGATTGCTTTTTCTGAAGAGAAAACACATTTCCCATCGATATAGATCTCACCTTCTGTGGGTGTTTCCAGACCGGCTATCATCCTCAACGTTGTGGTTTTACCACATCCTGAAGGACCCAGCAGTGTTACGAATTCTCTGTCTTTTATTTCCAGATTCAGATTATCTACAGCAATGGATTTCCCGAATCTTTTTGTAATATTCTTTAGTATAATTTCCGGCATTCTACTGCCCCCCTATTCCTTTATCGATTGATGCACCTGTGATGCGGTTCACAATGACGTTACTTAAAACGACAAAGAGAACAATGAGCAGATTGATGGCATTGGCATACTGGCTCCAGCCTTTCTCGTTGTATTGAAAGAGCATTGTGGTCAGTATTTTGGTAGCCGGTGTGACCAGCAGAATAAAGAGTGACAATTCTCTCATACAGGAGATAAAGGGAAGAAGATAGCCCGATAGAAAACTGGACTTCTGAATCGGAATGATAATCTTCATCATCCGTTTTCTCCAGGGGATTCCCTGAATAATCCCGGCTTCCTCAATTTCATTACTCAGCTGATGCATGGCTCCCACACTGGCTCTGGAGGCAAAGGGAAGATACTTAACAGAACCCACCAGCACAAGAAGGGCAAAGCTTCCGTACATGGGAGGAATAAAACCTCTTTTAACGGCAAACATAGAGAGGTAGATGGCTCCAAATGCCATACTGGGCATCAGGTAAGGGAAAAATGCAAGATTATTAACTGCTAATGAAAGTTTTGTATTTTTCTTTTTAACAATAGCATATCCCGCAAGGATACCCACGGAACCTGAAATCAGAGACACAAGTAGAGAAAGCCTGATGCTGTTCCACAACCCTTTGTAAATAGAGGGATTTCTGAGAATTCCCGGCTCACTGTTAGCAATGGATGGATCACCCGCACCGACCCAGAACAGTGTAGTAAAATTACTGAATGAGTAGTTACCCGGCTCCATGATGAAGGATTCAACTGCAAAAGAGATAAGAGGAACAATACAGACAAGAAGAATCATCCCCAGAACAATCACAGAGATCGTGGATCTGAATCCCCTCAGGTTAATAAGGGAGATATTAGAACTCTTACCTGTAATGGTTGTAAATGATCTCCTGGTACCGATAATCCACTGGTTCACACCAAGAATAAGAATACCGATGGCTATCATAAGCAGGGCCATAATATATCCGTACCCGGGATTAAGGCCGTTCAATGTTCTGTACATCTGAGTGGTAAGAACCTGATAACGGACTGTTGTACCCAGAAAAGCAGGTACAGCAAAGGCACTCATTGCACTTGAAAATACAAGTAAAAAAGTGGAAAGCATGGCCGGCAGTACAATGGGGATTGTGATTTTCCTCATGATCTTGGCTCTGCTTGCCTTTAGAATAAGGGCTGCTTCCTCAAGGTTGGCATCCATATTCCGAAGGATTCCACCAATCAGAATATAGGCAAAGGGAGCATAATGGAGCCCCAGTACCACTATGATCGGAAAAGGCCCGTAGGCAAACCAGTTGGCAGTTTCAATCCCCGTAATAGAAGTAAAAAGCCCCGGAGATCCACCGACCCTGGAGTTCTTAAAAAAGTTGAGCCATGCCATGGCAAGAGTCCAGGAAGGCATTATGTAGGGAAAGATAAACAGAGTGGAAATAATCCCCTTGTATTTTATGTTTGTCCTGGTCACAAGCCATGCGACCAGACCTCCCAGAAAGATAGCTATAAAGCATGTACCAAAGGAGACAAACATGGTGTTAAGAAAGGGTTCATAGAAAATCTTCTTGCTGGCAGAAGAGAAAAGTACCTTGGTCCAGTGATAGAGTGTAAAATCACCGACCTTGGCCCCTTTGACCCGCATCAGTTCAGACTGATGAACCGTAAAAGTATCCAGAATGATGGTGATCATCGGGATAACCGTCAGATATGTCAGTATAAAAGCCAGTGAAACCAGAATGACATTATGAGGTTTCTTCAGAAAGGATCTGGCCTTATTTAAATAATTCACTATTCATTTCCTTATTTAGATAAAAAAAGGAGAAGTCCCTCTAAAAAGAGACTTCTCCCTGCTGAAACAATTATCAGTAAATATACTCGTTCAGAAATTCTTCAACATCCGCTCTGTTCTCAAAACAGTAGGTAGGATCTTCTTCAACAAGGATGTCTACCCATGTTGTCATAGGATGGTCCTTGGGCTGAAGGGGAATATTGGGGTTGGAGGAGTAAGTTCCCAGATTGCTGCTCCAGGGAGCAAATCCTTCTGGAGTCAACAGAAACTCGATAAAGAGTTTGGCAGCCGCAGGACTTGCAGCATTGTTGCTCATAAGAGCATAGATGGGATAGTAGAAACCTGAGAAAGGCTCAACCTCCATGATTGGCTCAAGTGCAAGATTCTTTGATTCTTTGTAGCGGAACTTGGAGTATACAAAGAGACCTGCATTGTTTTTCTTATTCTGTCCCTTGATACCGATGCTCTCGGCTGTTTTTGTGTCGGAAGTTGTGAGAATAAGATCATTCTCAAGAATCATCTTGATCCACTCGTAACCGGCGTTGGGGGAAGTCAGTTCAATCTTCTTTCCGAAATAGGATTCATAGGCTGCAGCAATCTGATCCGCAACTTCTGGTTTTGTAACCATGGTCAGGAAGTTGGCATTAACACCTTCCTGGAAGGGGTTTTTGAATTGAAAATGACCTCTCCACTCTTCGGTGGTAAGGGCCCAGATATTTGTGAAGGGATAGTCGGAAGACATTTCGTCATTAAAGATAAATACCTTATTGATAAAAGCAAAAGCCAGAGGGCTCTGGAATTCTACAGGAATGGTATCGGCCATTGTGGGGGGTACATAGTTGTACAGATACTCGAGGTTCATAAGCTCGCCCATGATTCGTCCGCCATCCTGGCAGAGTACAAAGTCCGCACCTGCAGCTCCTGTACTTCCCTCTTTGGATATTTTTTCAACCAGTTCAAAGTCTTTCATATTGGAAGCTTCAACTTCGATACCGTATTTTTCTGTGAAAGCTTCAGCGGCCTTGGCAATACGGCTTGATACAGAGTAGACAACGACCTTGCCTTCAGCTTTTGCTGCGGCTACAAGCTCATCATGGGTCATGGGAACTTCTTCCACTACAACTGCGGGTTCGGGGCTTACTTCTTCCTGGCTACCTGTGGCAAACAGGAAATTACCTGCAAGCAGAAAAACCAGAAGAGCAAAAATTGATCTTTTTGAAAGATTCTTCATAATTAACTCCTTTTTTGAATACTGTTATTGACTAGAGCATTCTCTATGTAAAGATTTCTTTACGTTCTTATGTTAAGAGATCTTTACATAAACTGTCAATGTTTATTTTCAGGAATTAATTAAGGAAAACGGCAATACCGTGGGGGTTGAGTTTCAACTCTCCCTGCTGGTTCACATCATAGGTCTCCCCACTCCAGCACTCTCTCACAGTTTCTGTGTTAAACCATATAGAGAGATCAATCTCCAGCTTGCGGATTCGTCCCGTAGTATTCAGTACTGCAATAGCAGTCCTTCCACCTTCAAGAGCTTTATACCAGATCTGGATTCCAAAGCGTTTTTTAACCCTTACAGCCTGCTGTCCCAGAGCATCCTGGTTGATGGCAATAAGATCCGGGTTGGTCAGAATAGAAATAGTCTGTGGGCTCATATCTCTCAGGTCATTTCCTGCAAGGAGAGGACTGGACATCATACACCACATTGAAAAGTGCGCCTTATCCTCATCTTCACTCATTCCCCGTCCCACCTGAAGCATATCCATATCATTGTAATGACCGGGACCGGCATAAGGTGCAAGTTTTCTATTCTTTTCAACAATATTCATTATTGTACCAGGTATAATGGCCGGGCCGAATTTCGGCTCAATATCTCCGGAGATCCGCCAGCTGTCAGCTATATCTGCAACCCATTCACCGGGGAATTTCCATCGGCAGACATTAAATACGGCATCAGGTGCTATTTCTCTGACATGAGCTGATATTTCACTATACCGCTTTTGAGCATTCAGCCCCTGCCTCAATCCTCCGCACCAGTCAACCTTGAGAAAATCATAACCCCAGTCCTTGAAAAAGAGCTTAATATCCTTCTTATCAAAGCCATAAAGTCCGACACCCTTCCCCTTGGGATCAAAATTATCCAATTTTGTATAGGAAGCACAGGTATTACATCCGGCTTCACTGTAGATTCCGGCTTTAAGGCCTTTTGAATGAATATAGTCGGCAAGAGATTTCATTCCTGAAGGAAATTTATCCAGATCTTCAAAAAGCATTCCATCTTCTTTTCGGCCTCCGAAGTAACCATCATCAATATTGACAAATGAATATCCGGCATCCATAAGACCTGTAGCAAGCATAGCATCAGCCTGCCCTTTTACCATCTCTTCAGAAATATCAGTTCTGAAATGATTCCAGCTGCTCCAGCCCATAATTGGTTTTTTATTTTTCATATATATCTACTCCAAGGCATGATCATTTGTTGTATTATAGGGCAGGAATTAGATTTTAATATTGTATTTTGTGACATACCATGACATTTTGTTTGAATGATGCACCCAAATGATATTTATAATCCCTACCCTGAAGGAATTTTCTTTTCCCTCCATTTTACAGGAAGAGAAGAGTGTTCACCGGGACATAGCTACAGAGGGATACGTAATCACTTTCTTATCCACTATGTAGAGAAAGGAAATGGTGTCGTCGGAAACTCTTCAAACAGTACAACAGCTCTTGAGGCAGGCAACTGTTTCCTTTTCCCACCCCATTCAAAGATTTATTATAGGGCATCAAAAGAGAAGCCATGGACCTACCGGTGGCTTGCATTCTCTGCTGGTCCCAGACAACGGATTCTCTCTTTACCGGTAAGTTCTCATCCTGTGATATTCAGATCATCACCTTCAGATGAAACCCTTTCTCTAATGATAAAGATAATGAATCACTTTAAAAATGGAGACCGGGAATCCTCCGGAAGATGTGAAGAGAAGTTCTTACAGATACTTTCAACATTGATAAATAAAGCGAGCACTCCGGGCTCACTCTTCCAGACATCACAATCTTCTGAGGACACTCAAAAAAAGAAACCCGATTATGTTGAAGCTGCCAGAGAATACATACATCAGAATTATCAGCATAATATTACTGCCGGAATCATAGCTGAATACATCGGTCTGGATCGAAGCTATTTTTCCAGACTATTCTCCCGGAAGGCAGGAATCAGCCTCCGGGATTACCTGATAGAATATCGGATGAAACAGGCTTGCCGACTCCTGAAAGAAACTGATTTTACAGTTCAGGCCATTGCAGCCTCAGTCGGCTATACTAACTATGCCGTATTTTCCCGCAGATTCAAGAGCCTGAAGGGATTAAGTGCCGGAGAATGGCGACGCATTATGCCCTGACAGCAGCAGGGAATCAGCGTCTGCTGTAACAATCTTTTCTCCTACCCACTATCCTGCAACGTCCAGGATGAATATTACTTTCCCCGTTTTTTCCAGGCGGACGGGATTCTCAGCTTTGGAATACCGCAGACGATATCATATGTGATATCACTTTTATGCTCATCCACAAGGCTGAGATTCTGATATCATATGTGATATCACTTTTATGCTCATCCACAAGGCTGAGATTCTGATATCATATGTGATATCAACATATTGCCTCGGTCAATCTATGCCGATCTATGCCACTGAATTACTGGCCCATCTCCTGCAGGGCATCCTTACCTTCATAGGAGGGATTCCTCTTCAGCAGATCCTCAACCGTCTCAGCTGCCTCATCCTTCATCCCCAGTGTAAACTGCACATGGGCCAGTTTGTCCCAGGCATCCCAGTTTTTCGAGTCCAGCTTAATCACCTGTTTCAGGGTGACCAGGGCCTTTTCATTCTGTTTATCATTCAGATAAGCCTTAGCCAGGTTAAACTGTATCTCCGCATCCTGGGGAGTCAGTTTCAGAGCCTTCTGATAGGCATCTACCGCGGCATCATGATCTTCCATATGAGTAAAGACATTTCCCATATTGTTATAGACAAGGGAGGATCCGGGGTCCAGGCGCTCTGCTTCCTTGAGGTATGTCAGAGCAGTAGAATAATCCTCCATCTGATCATAGAGAACTCCCAAATTTATTCTGGGTTTTACATATGAGGAATCAGCTGCTATGGCCTGCTTGTAAGAAAGGATGGCCTGATCGTTCATTCCCAGGGCTTCAGAAATCTCACCCATGGTGTAGATATAACGGCTGTTTGAAGGATCTATCCTGATAGCCTTGGCTGCAGAGGTCAGAGCCGAGGAGTGATCTCCCTTCACCATATGGATAAGGGCAATATTCTGATATATATCTCCATCTGATGGTTCCAGTGCAGCAGCCTTTTCGTATGTGGAAATGGCTGAATCATAATCGCTGTTTACATAGTAGGCGGCGGCAAGACTTCTGAAATACTTACTTTCACCGGATTTAAGTTCAGTTGCCTTTTTAAAATAACTGATTGCACCTGATGTAATCCCCTGAGAAAGAGACAGTTTTCCAGCCTCCCAGTAGGATGCTGCATGATCGGGACGATATTTAATACTCAGCTTCATGGCAGAGAGGGCATCAGCATCCCGTCCCAGTTTGAGATTAGTCAGTCCCATGGCAAAATAGTTACCTTCAATGGAAGGATCGATTGCTTCGCATTTCTTAAAAGAGGTAAGAGCCTCTGAATATTGTCTGGAACGATACTGCATCTTACCCATTTCATAGTAAAGATCAGCATCCCGTCCATTCAGGCTTATTGCTTTTTTATAATAGTCGATACCTTCCTGCAGGTCCCCGTCTTTAGCGGCGATATCCCCCAGGGTCACCAGGTTTTCCCAGTGGGAAGGATCCCGCTGGATGGCTTTTTTCAGATGATCTTTCGCCTTGCTTCTGGCAGCGGCAGAATCGGGATTAGCTCTGTACTCTGCCTGACCGGCAAGGGTATATCCTCTTGCATCCTGGCTGTCCATCTTAATTATTTCCAGCCCTTTGGCTTCCGCTTCAGCCCAGGAACCGCGTTTCAAAGCATCGCTTCCATCCTCATAGAGAGTCTGGATAGCCTGTTCCTTCTCTTCACGAGCCTGTCTTTCAGCAGCGGATTCGGCATCTTTTTTAGCCTGTTCCGCCTTACGTTTCAGGCCTGAGGCTCTTGCTGAACTGGGGTCCAGGAGAAGTGCCTGACGGGCCATATCTATGGCATGGTCGAAATCCCCATCATCAAGTGCGGCCTCCCCCTGCTGTACCAGGGACTCGACCTTACGTTCAAGATCCTGCTGTTTCCGCAGCTCTTCAGCACGACGGGCCTCTTCCTGCTCTCTCTGGAGTCTCAACTCCTGTTCACGTGCAAGGATTTCGGCAGTTCTGTCCGAACCGCCTCCGTCCTGATTCTGCAGGGAATTCCCCAGCTGATCCAGACTGTCCCGGAGCTGCTGATTCTGGTCTTCCAGTTTCTGAAGATCCTGCTGACGAAGTTCTTCTTCGTAATCTTTCTTATCCTGAAGAATTGAATCCCGGAGATCTCTGGCTTCATCATCCGAGGCATCTTCAATAAGCAGACTGTCCAGGAGATCCAATGCTCTCTGATACTGGTGCTGCTCCATATATTCCTTGGCAAGGGTCATGATATTTTCACGCTTTGAGGATGATCCGCTGTCCTCTACGACAACAGTTGTTGATTCTCCACCTGGTGATTTCAGAATAAAAAAGGCAAGTCCGCCCAGCAGCAATATAAGGAGGATCGCTCCTCCGATTATGAAAAACTTTCGTCTGTCATCAAACATTTTATCTCCTACGTTCTAATTAAAGGAATCAATCATCAAGATCCGATTCTTCAAAATTCTCTTCTACTTTTTCACTGTCTGCAGTGAAGTTCTTCGTCTGTTGTCCCGAGGATTCAAGACTATTTAATATGCTGTCCAGCAGTGCCTTCTGACGGGCTTCCTCTTCCAGTCTCTTCTGCTCAGCAAGCATTCTCTGTCTGGCTTCTTCTGCAAGACGTTCCTGCTCTGCAAGCTCCTGCTGTTCTGCCGCTTCTTCGGCTGTCCTGATTCGCTCTTCTTCGGCCAGACGCCGCTGTTCTTCAGAATCTACTGTCTGCTGAAGCAGAGAAATCATCTGTTCTATATTGGCTCGCTGGGGAGTATCAGGATCTTCCAGCAGATATTCGAGGTAAAGATCCACGGCTCTCTCATATTTTGCAGTCTGAACCGACATATTTGCCAGATTCAGGAGTGAATTGGTTCTATGAACACCCGGACTGAGAATAAGTTTGGCATATAAAGGCTCCGACTCCTCATATCTTTTCTGATTTAAATATAGATTAGCCAGATTGAAAGTCAGATCCTTATAGTTGAGACCATTCATAAAACGGCCCTGGGTATAGTAATCTTCAGCCTTTATGATATTGCCCATATTTTGATATAAGACTCCCAGATACAGGCAGGCACCGTCATTGGCGGGATCTTCATCCAGTGCTTTTTTCAGATTGAGAACAGCCTGTTCCTTTCGGCCTTCCCTGTAATCCTTCAAACCTGCCTGATAAAAGTCAGCAGCCTGAAGAAATGAAGAAACAAAAAGAAATAAAAGTATAGGAAATGCTTTGTTAACCATAATTTCCCTCAGCCCTCATTGGTTTGACAGATCCGTAGAAACTGTTTAGATTATTAACATACAAAAAAATCCTTTCCTTTACCATACAATGAAGTCAGCTTCTGATAAGGTCGGGTTTTTTCGGAGAATTAATGAGTATAATCATCATTCTAATTATAATTTTCGGTACAGGATTATCAGTAGCAATATTTTTTGTCGTCAAATCCGTGATGGCTCCCAAAAGGGTTACCACTCTGGCCGATTTTGTGAAACAAAATAAAAATGCCCAGGCTGTACGCATGGCCAAACAGATTCTTGCTAAGGAACCTCGAAATTCCGAGGCTCATTATCTTCTGGCAAAGGCTCTTGAACAGGATGGCAAGGCCGAACTGGCACTCATGGAATTGAAAACCGTCGGGAATATAAACGATTTCAAGGGATACTGCAAAGAAAACGAATTCCGTCCCAATATTGCCAGACTCTACGATCAGTTCAACTTTCCCGAAGAGGCTCTTAAAGAGTATCTGCTTCTGATAAAGATGGAGCCCCATAACCCTGACTTTTACTTCAATGCGGGAAAACTCTTTGAGAAACGGAACAAAGGTGCTCAGGCCGCACAATATTATAAGAAAACAATTGATATGGACCCCAGAAATTCTGAGGCCCATTTCAACCTCGGGACCCTTCTTTATAAGGGAAAGAGATATAACGATGCCAAAATTATTCTGGCTAAGGCTATTAAACTTCGCCCGGATAATTACAAGGCTCACTTTTTTCTGGGGAGGATGCACAAGGAGACTCAGAATTACACCTCAGCCATTCAGTCCTTTGAGCAGGCACAGAAAGACAGCGAGTTTAAGGTAAAGGCTCTTATAGAAAGAGGGATCTGCTACATCGCCATTAATAATTATGATAAGGGGGCAACAGAACTGGAACGGGCTGTGAAACTGACAAATGAAAAGCCAGACGACTCCACCCTCTTTGCCCGGTACTATCTGGCCATGTGTCATGAAAAACAGAGAAATATTGACAAAGCGATTGAACAGTGGGAAAAGATCTATGCTGTAAAACAGTCTTTTAAGGATGTTGCCGAAAAACTGAGCCAGTTCCAGGATCTCAGAGAAAATGACAGCATGAAAGATTTTCTCACATCTTCAAACCAGAACTTCCTCGACTTGTG from Oceanispirochaeta sp. M1 includes the following:
- a CDS encoding extracellular solute-binding protein, with translation MKNLSKRSIFALLVFLLAGNFLFATGSQEEVSPEPAVVVEEVPMTHDELVAAAKAEGKVVVYSVSSRIAKAAEAFTEKYGIEVEASNMKDFELVEKISKEGSTGAAGADFVLCQDGGRIMGELMNLEYLYNYVPPTMADTIPVEFQSPLAFAFINKVFIFNDEMSSDYPFTNIWALTTEEWRGHFQFKNPFQEGVNANFLTMVTKPEVADQIAAAYESYFGKKIELTSPNAGYEWIKMILENDLILTTSDTKTAESIGIKGQNKKNNAGLFVYSKFRYKESKNLALEPIMEVEPFSGFYYPIYALMSNNAASPAAAKLFIEFLLTPEGFAPWSSNLGTYSSNPNIPLQPKDHPMTTWVDILVEEDPTYCFENRADVEEFLNEYIY
- a CDS encoding iron ABC transporter permease, giving the protein MNYLNKARSFLKKPHNVILVSLAFILTYLTVIPMITIILDTFTVHQSELMRVKGAKVGDFTLYHWTKVLFSSASKKIFYEPFLNTMFVSFGTCFIAIFLGGLVAWLVTRTNIKYKGIISTLFIFPYIMPSWTLAMAWLNFFKNSRVGGSPGLFTSITGIETANWFAYGPFPIIVVLGLHYAPFAYILIGGILRNMDANLEEAALILKASRAKIMRKITIPIVLPAMLSTFLLVFSSAMSAFAVPAFLGTTVRYQVLTTQMYRTLNGLNPGYGYIMALLMIAIGILILGVNQWIIGTRRSFTTITGKSSNISLINLRGFRSTISVIVLGMILLVCIVPLISFAVESFIMEPGNYSFSNFTTLFWVGAGDPSIANSEPGILRNPSIYKGLWNSIRLSLLVSLISGSVGILAGYAIVKKKNTKLSLAVNNLAFFPYLMPSMAFGAIYLSMFAVKRGFIPPMYGSFALLVLVGSVKYLPFASRASVGAMHQLSNEIEEAGIIQGIPWRKRMMKIIIPIQKSSFLSGYLLPFISCMRELSLFILLVTPATKILTTMLFQYNEKGWSQYANAINLLIVLFVVLSNVIVNRITGASIDKGIGGQ
- a CDS encoding glycoside hydrolase family 27 protein, whose amino-acid sequence is MKNKKPIMGWSSWNHFRTDISEEMVKGQADAMLATGLMDAGYSFVNIDDGYFGGRKEDGMLFEDLDKFPSGMKSLADYIHSKGLKAGIYSEAGCNTCASYTKLDNFDPKGKGVGLYGFDKKDIKLFFKDWGYDFLKVDWCGGLRQGLNAQKRYSEISAHVREIAPDAVFNVCRWKFPGEWVADIADSWRISGDIEPKFGPAIIPGTIMNIVEKNRKLAPYAGPGHYNDMDMLQVGRGMSEDEDKAHFSMWCMMSSPLLAGNDLRDMSPQTISILTNPDLIAINQDALGQQAVRVKKRFGIQIWYKALEGGRTAIAVLNTTGRIRKLEIDLSIWFNTETVRECWSGETYDVNQQGELKLNPHGIAVFLN
- a CDS encoding tetratricopeptide repeat protein, which codes for MSIIIILIIIFGTGLSVAIFFVVKSVMAPKRVTTLADFVKQNKNAQAVRMAKQILAKEPRNSEAHYLLAKALEQDGKAELALMELKTVGNINDFKGYCKENEFRPNIARLYDQFNFPEEALKEYLLLIKMEPHNPDFYFNAGKLFEKRNKGAQAAQYYKKTIDMDPRNSEAHFNLGTLLYKGKRYNDAKIILAKAIKLRPDNYKAHFFLGRMHKETQNYTSAIQSFEQAQKDSEFKVKALIERGICYIAINNYDKGATELERAVKLTNEKPDDSTLFARYYLAMCHEKQRNIDKAIEQWEKIYAVKQSFKDVAEKLSQFQDLRENDSMKDFLTSSNQNFLDLCKKILEGMNLSISDQSLTKLGCQVIATEKSTGQWRNTKKMPILIHFYRITDNIDQPQVREFNEEIQTLKASRGIMITSFMFTRAAKEFTESRPIDFIDKTKLQEYLDQAVKK
- a CDS encoding tetratricopeptide repeat protein → MFDDRRKFFIIGGAILLILLLGGLAFFILKSPGGESTTVVVEDSGSSSKRENIMTLAKEYMEQHQYQRALDLLDSLLIEDASDDEARDLRDSILQDKKDYEEELRQQDLQKLEDQNQQLRDSLDQLGNSLQNQDGGGSDRTAEILAREQELRLQREQEEARRAEELRKQQDLERKVESLVQQGEAALDDGDFDHAIDMARQALLLDPSSARASGLKRKAEQAKKDAESAAERQAREEKEQAIQTLYEDGSDALKRGSWAEAEAKGLEIIKMDSQDARGYTLAGQAEYRANPDSAAARSKAKDHLKKAIQRDPSHWENLVTLGDIAAKDGDLQEGIDYYKKAISLNGRDADLYYEMGKMQYRSRQYSEALTSFKKCEAIDPSIEGNYFAMGLTNLKLGRDADALSAMKLSIKYRPDHAASYWEAGKLSLSQGITSGAISYFKKATELKSGESKYFRSLAAAYYVNSDYDSAISTYEKAAALEPSDGDIYQNIALIHMVKGDHSSALTSAAKAIRIDPSNSRYIYTMGEISEALGMNDQAILSYKQAIAADSSYVKPRINLGVLYDQMEDYSTALTYLKEAERLDPGSSLVYNNMGNVFTHMEDHDAAVDAYQKALKLTPQDAEIQFNLAKAYLNDKQNEKALVTLKQVIKLDSKNWDAWDKLAHVQFTLGMKDEAAETVEDLLKRNPSYEGKDALQEMGQ
- a CDS encoding tetratricopeptide repeat protein translates to MVNKAFPILLFLFVSSFLQAADFYQAGLKDYREGRKEQAVLNLKKALDEDPANDGACLYLGVLYQNMGNIIKAEDYYTQGRFMNGLNYKDLTFNLANLYLNQKRYEESEPLYAKLILSPGVHRTNSLLNLANMSVQTAKYERAVDLYLEYLLEDPDTPQRANIEQMISLLQQTVDSEEQRRLAEEERIRTAEEAAEQQELAEQERLAEEARQRMLAEQKRLEEEARQKALLDSILNSLESSGQQTKNFTADSEKVEENFEESDLDD
- a CDS encoding AraC family transcriptional regulator gives rise to the protein MMHPNDIYNPYPEGIFFSLHFTGREECSPGHSYRGIRNHFLIHYVEKGNGVVGNSSNSTTALEAGNCFLFPPHSKIYYRASKEKPWTYRWLAFSAGPRQRILSLPVSSHPVIFRSSPSDETLSLMIKIMNHFKNGDRESSGRCEEKFLQILSTLINKASTPGSLFQTSQSSEDTQKKKPDYVEAAREYIHQNYQHNITAGIIAEYIGLDRSYFSRLFSRKAGISLRDYLIEYRMKQACRLLKETDFTVQAIAASVGYTNYAVFSRRFKSLKGLSAGEWRRIMP
- a CDS encoding ABC transporter ATP-binding protein — its product is MPEIILKNITKRFGKSIAVDNLNLEIKDREFVTLLGPSGCGKTTTLRMIAGLETPTEGEIYIDGKCVFSSEKAIDISPDKRNVGFLFQNYALWPHMTVYKNISFGLENMKWDKKRIEDRVTELLTTLRIEEFRDRYPAELSGGQQQRVAIARTLATGPKILFMDEPLSNLDAKLRMEMRTELKRLHVDTDSTFVYVTHDQLEAMTLSTKICLLKEGLLQQFDPPMDVYRRPSNYFVADFVGSPNINALTVKGSSVNLDEIKLSSGELEFLFVPSSSSISLEEGQELLLGIRPEDISISDDGDVEAAIYSTLPSGMETIVKLELEGMMLTCVVFGSVDFEMGEKVKISFHGAQNVLFDKKSEKNLAVGKLL